A genomic region of Sideroxydans sp. CL21 contains the following coding sequences:
- a CDS encoding DUF3443 family protein — MFSKRQSFICARTFALWIAVVAVMTGCGGGSSQTISGQGNISVSVIGLPANTSVVLQNNGGNNLTVSANGTSSFNGVYSRGLPYAITVSTQPAGATCTVTSNSSGVIPNAAILVAVTCIQNAGIGTLVPVPSVTGINHIPITLDAGPPGIATRQINVPYVSVTVCPPNSSGVTPACQTIDHVQLDTGSTGLRLLNSVLYSNLNLPSANTSGGPAMGECTTFGIGVTWGSVVLADIYLGGEVASNVPIQNIGAQPGGVTAVPADCSNTGAIQITQDALGANGILGVGLFINDCDLCLSQAVPATYYTCYASGCTNSAVTQSQVVQNPVASFANDKNGVLIQLPAFASSGANALSGTLTFGIGTSTNNLLGSAVVYATDPYGNFITTYNTVSTSQSFVDSGSNALFFDDATIRLCTVSTWAYCPAVSPLSLNATTAAATGLPSILVPFNIVGVDQLGSSVVAASIGGPAGGYFDWGLPFFFGRSVYTAISGRFAGGSLGPYFAY, encoded by the coding sequence ATGTTCAGTAAAAGACAGTCATTTATTTGCGCCCGGACTTTTGCGCTGTGGATTGCGGTTGTCGCAGTGATGACGGGATGCGGCGGAGGTTCCAGCCAGACGATATCAGGCCAGGGCAATATCAGTGTGAGCGTGATCGGTTTGCCGGCAAATACTTCGGTGGTTCTGCAAAACAACGGAGGCAATAACCTGACCGTTTCCGCCAATGGCACTTCCAGCTTCAACGGCGTTTATTCCAGAGGTTTGCCCTACGCGATTACGGTATCGACCCAGCCTGCAGGCGCGACCTGCACGGTCACCTCGAATTCCAGCGGTGTTATTCCCAATGCCGCCATCCTCGTTGCAGTCACTTGCATTCAGAATGCGGGCATCGGCACACTTGTACCCGTTCCCTCAGTGACCGGCATAAACCACATCCCCATCACGCTGGATGCGGGCCCGCCTGGAATCGCAACTAGGCAGATCAACGTGCCTTATGTATCTGTCACGGTTTGCCCTCCCAATTCATCCGGAGTGACGCCAGCGTGCCAGACCATTGATCACGTGCAGCTGGATACGGGCTCGACCGGATTGCGGTTGCTCAATTCCGTGTTGTATTCCAACCTTAACTTGCCGTCAGCCAATACAAGTGGTGGCCCGGCGATGGGCGAATGTACGACCTTTGGAATCGGCGTAACGTGGGGCTCAGTTGTTCTCGCTGACATCTATCTCGGAGGGGAAGTGGCGAGCAACGTTCCCATTCAGAACATAGGTGCCCAGCCTGGAGGGGTGACCGCGGTTCCTGCCGATTGTTCCAATACCGGCGCCATACAGATCACTCAGGACGCGCTGGGTGCGAACGGAATACTGGGCGTCGGATTGTTTATCAACGATTGCGATCTCTGCCTTTCGCAGGCCGTACCTGCAACCTATTACACCTGCTATGCGTCCGGTTGCACGAATAGCGCCGTAACTCAATCGCAGGTCGTGCAGAACCCCGTGGCGTCATTTGCGAACGATAAAAATGGTGTGCTGATTCAGCTACCCGCTTTCGCGTCGTCCGGCGCAAATGCACTTAGTGGCACGCTGACTTTTGGCATAGGTACGAGCACGAATAATTTGTTAGGCAGTGCGGTCGTATATGCAACCGATCCATATGGAAATTTCATTACCACATATAACACCGTGAGTACGTCTCAGAGCTTTGTTGATAGTGGTTCCAACGCCTTGTTCTTTGACGATGCGACCATCCGCTTATGTACCGTCAGTACTTGGGCGTACTGTCCTGCAGTGTCGCCGCTTTCATTGAATGCGACTACTGCTGCGGCAACTGGGTTGCCCAGCATTTTGGTGCCATTCAATATCGTGGGTGTAGACCAGCTTGGTTCCAGCGTGGTTGCCGCAAGTATCGGCGGTCCGGCTGGCGGTTATTTCGATTGGGGATTACCGTTCTTTTTTGGGAGATCTGTATATACAGCGATCTCGGGAAGATTCGCAGGTGGGAGTCTTGGTCCTTACTTTGCCTATTGA
- a CDS encoding quinone oxidoreductase, which produces MPHAIRIHQTGGPEVLKWEEIEVGSPAPGQVKLKQTVVGLNYIDVYHRTGLYPVPLPAILGTEGAGVVEAVGEGVTHLKAGDRVAYASVIGSYAEARLIAADRLVKLPGNIDDRTAAAMMLQGMTARYLIRDIYKVGPGDTILIHAAAGGVGLIVSQWASALGATVIGTVSSDEKAALAKANGCHHTIVYTREDFQARVLEITGGKKLPVVYDSVGKDTFMKSLDCLQPRGLMVLFGSSSGAVPPFDLSLLSQKGSLLVTRPTLATFIATRALLEENSADLFNAVSSGKVKININQSYPLKDTAQAHRDLEARKTTGSTVLTV; this is translated from the coding sequence ATGCCACACGCGATCCGAATCCATCAAACCGGCGGTCCCGAGGTGCTCAAATGGGAAGAGATCGAGGTCGGCTCTCCCGCCCCCGGCCAGGTCAAGTTGAAGCAAACCGTTGTCGGCCTCAACTACATCGATGTCTATCATCGCACCGGACTTTATCCGGTACCGTTGCCTGCCATACTGGGCACCGAGGGAGCCGGTGTCGTGGAGGCGGTTGGCGAAGGCGTCACGCACCTGAAAGCGGGGGATAGGGTCGCGTATGCGTCGGTGATCGGTTCCTATGCCGAGGCAAGACTTATTGCAGCGGACCGGCTGGTCAAGTTGCCGGGCAACATCGACGACCGCACTGCGGCGGCCATGATGTTGCAGGGCATGACCGCACGCTACCTGATACGCGACATCTACAAGGTCGGTCCGGGCGACACGATACTCATACACGCAGCGGCCGGCGGTGTCGGCTTGATCGTCAGCCAGTGGGCCTCGGCTCTGGGAGCGACCGTCATCGGCACCGTATCCAGTGACGAAAAAGCGGCGCTGGCAAAGGCCAACGGCTGCCACCACACCATCGTTTATACCCGCGAGGATTTCCAGGCACGCGTGCTTGAGATAACCGGCGGGAAGAAATTACCCGTGGTCTACGACTCGGTCGGCAAGGACACCTTCATGAAATCGCTCGACTGCCTGCAACCGCGCGGCCTCATGGTGCTGTTCGGTTCCTCGTCCGGCGCGGTTCCGCCGTTCGATCTGTCGCTGTTGTCGCAAAAGGGATCGTTGCTGGTCACCAGACCGACGCTTGCCACTTTCATTGCGACCAGAGCCCTGCTGGAAGAAAACTCAGCCGACCTGTTCAATGCGGTCAGTTCGGGCAAGGTGAAGATCAACATTAACCAAAGCTATCCCTTGAAGGATACGGCGCAGGCGCACCGCGATCTCGAAGCGCGCAAGACAACCGGATCGACGGTTCTGACTGTATGA
- a CDS encoding LrgB family protein: MNEKNSIVEIWVYLSGSPLLALFITLAAFQIGLFVYQKSKQSPLANPVAIAVILVATFIQVIDMPYATYFQGAQFIHFLLGSATVSLAIPIYRGLGSLKKRSFPLMVALLAGGGASILSAVGIATLLGADKTIVGAMYSKSVTAPIAMGIAERIGASPTLTAIFAVATGILGAILAPFVLNALGMKSWWQRGFPIGVAAHGLGTSRAFSINHEAGAYASLAMGMHGIVGAIAIPVLFHFFNS, translated from the coding sequence ATGAATGAAAAAAATTCGATCGTAGAAATCTGGGTCTATCTTTCCGGTAGTCCTTTGCTGGCGCTCTTCATCACGCTGGCGGCCTTCCAGATCGGGCTTTTTGTTTATCAGAAGAGCAAACAAAGCCCTCTGGCCAATCCGGTGGCAATTGCCGTGATACTGGTGGCGACATTCATCCAGGTGATCGACATGCCCTATGCTACTTATTTTCAGGGGGCGCAATTCATTCACTTTCTGCTGGGCTCGGCGACGGTTTCCCTGGCGATACCGATATACCGGGGTCTGGGCAGCTTGAAAAAGCGTTCATTCCCGCTGATGGTGGCTTTGCTCGCCGGCGGTGGCGCCTCGATACTCAGCGCGGTCGGCATAGCTACATTGCTTGGCGCAGATAAAACCATCGTCGGCGCCATGTATTCGAAATCCGTCACGGCTCCGATCGCGATGGGAATAGCCGAACGGATCGGGGCTTCGCCGACGCTTACCGCGATCTTTGCAGTTGCCACGGGAATTCTCGGTGCGATCCTGGCGCCGTTTGTACTGAATGCGCTGGGCATGAAGTCATGGTGGCAGAGGGGCTTTCCAATTGGCGTTGCCGCGCACGGATTGGGAACTTCCCGCGCATTCAGCATCAATCACGAAGCGGGTGCTTATGCGAGTCTGGCGATGGGGATGCATGGCATCGTCGGTGCCATTGCCATTCCTGTTCTATTCCATTTTTTCAATAGTTAA
- a CDS encoding CidA/LrgA family protein, which yields MISGLVQILFFQSLGELVSKFGFPSLPGPVIGLVLLLIWLVINKKIGESLAFVADGFSKYLGILFVPAAVGVVLFLPQLKANAVPIVGALVVSVILTIACSALVLKLLTKKTDTHE from the coding sequence ATGATTTCAGGATTGGTGCAAATATTGTTTTTCCAGAGCCTGGGAGAGCTGGTGTCGAAGTTCGGATTCCCATCGCTGCCAGGGCCGGTGATCGGCCTGGTCCTGCTGTTGATCTGGCTCGTCATCAACAAAAAGATCGGAGAGTCGCTGGCTTTTGTCGCCGACGGATTCAGCAAATATCTGGGCATACTGTTCGTTCCGGCGGCTGTCGGCGTCGTTCTTTTCCTGCCGCAACTCAAGGCCAATGCGGTCCCGATCGTCGGCGCACTGGTCGTCAGCGTCATCCTGACCATTGCCTGCAGTGCGCTTGTTTTGAAGCTGCTAACCAAAAAGACCGATACCCATGAATGA
- a CDS encoding nucleotidyltransferase family protein gives MPDPGGIAAVVLAAGGSSRFGSDKLLHPVTLQGVTLPLAAHSLLPWLENFEQITVVVRPGSEAFRSAIAAALGANRPASIRWLVCHEAAQGMAASLACGVRANREAAGWLIGLADMPAVPSSAIAGVRDALLAGAYLSATVHEGRRGHPVGFVSHYRDELLALQGDAGARHLLERDKSNLVQIEIGDNGIFADVDIPGDLHRL, from the coding sequence TTGCCTGATCCGGGTGGAATAGCTGCCGTCGTTCTGGCGGCGGGTGGTTCCAGCCGGTTCGGTTCGGACAAGTTGCTGCATCCGGTCACGCTGCAAGGCGTGACGCTGCCGCTCGCCGCACACAGTCTCCTGCCATGGCTGGAAAACTTCGAGCAAATCACGGTAGTCGTCAGGCCCGGATCGGAGGCATTTCGCAGCGCGATCGCGGCAGCACTCGGGGCAAACAGGCCGGCGTCGATACGCTGGCTTGTATGTCACGAAGCGGCACAGGGCATGGCCGCCAGTCTTGCCTGCGGTGTGCGAGCGAACCGTGAAGCTGCGGGCTGGCTGATCGGGCTGGCCGACATGCCTGCCGTACCGTCGTCAGCAATTGCCGGAGTTCGCGATGCACTGCTGGCAGGGGCGTATCTGTCGGCAACCGTGCATGAGGGCAGGCGCGGACATCCGGTCGGATTTGTCTCTCATTACCGCGATGAGTTGCTTGCGCTGCAGGGCGATGCAGGAGCTCGGCATTTGCTGGAACGCGACAAATCAAATCTGGTGCAAATAGAAATTGGCGATAATGGCATCTTTGCCGACGTCGACATCCCGGGCGATCTGCATCGCTTGTAA
- a CDS encoding xanthine dehydrogenase family protein molybdopterin-binding subunit, whose translation MKNTTLQDSSRRAFLKDGALLMGGLVISFYLPVKGGRAYAAEAQPKAVFPPNAFIRIAADNSITIVVNKSEMGQGVYTSLPMLIAEELEADWSRIRIESAPVAAVYNHTGFGMQLTGGSSSVPSSWEQLRRVGASGRIMLVRAAALQWGVPESECHAENSQVIHTRSGKRSSYGELADAAAKLPLPDSVELKSPKDFKLIGKPVKRIDTPVKINGSAQFGLDVYLPGMLTVLIARSPVFGGKVKRYDATEAAKLPGVQGIYQVPSGIAVAATGFWPAKTARDLLEIEWDEGPGAALSTPKMRTEYLEFAKQPGTVARKDGDTAQGFKEAHKSVSAEYEVPYLAHATMEPLNVVVDLTPDHCTIWTGTQAQTMDRGMAAATAGLKPEQVEIHTMYLGGGFGRRANPRSDFVQEAVQVAKVIGKPIKVVWAREDDMRGGYYRPMWADHIEAAIAEDGKPLAWKHTIVGQSITADTMFESFMTKNGIDATSVEGASTLPYMIPNLQVELHSTRNVVPVQWWRSVGHSHTAFVVETMIDELAHLAGKDPVAYRLEILPAASRYRGALNLAAEKSGWGKRKLPAGHAYGVAVHQSFESYVAEIAEVSLENGKIKVHRVVAAVDCGMVVNPDGVQQQVEGAIVYGLSAALHGAITLENGRVMQSNFDSYAPLRYSEMPQVDVHIVPSNERPTGIGEPGTPPIAPAVANAVFALTGKRLRRMPFDQETLA comes from the coding sequence ATGAAAAACACGACCCTGCAAGATTCCTCCCGCCGCGCATTCCTCAAGGATGGCGCTTTATTGATGGGCGGACTGGTGATCAGTTTCTACCTGCCCGTGAAAGGCGGCCGTGCCTACGCCGCCGAAGCGCAACCCAAAGCGGTCTTCCCGCCCAATGCTTTCATCCGCATCGCTGCGGACAACAGCATCACGATCGTCGTCAACAAATCCGAGATGGGGCAGGGTGTCTATACCTCGTTGCCGATGCTGATCGCGGAAGAACTGGAAGCCGACTGGAGCCGCATACGCATCGAGTCGGCACCCGTGGCCGCCGTATATAACCACACGGGCTTCGGCATGCAACTGACGGGTGGCAGTTCCAGTGTTCCTTCGTCATGGGAGCAACTGCGCCGGGTCGGCGCCAGCGGCAGGATCATGCTGGTTCGCGCGGCGGCCCTGCAATGGGGGGTACCTGAAAGCGAATGCCATGCCGAGAACAGCCAGGTGATCCATACCAGGAGCGGCAAGAGATCGAGTTACGGCGAGCTGGCAGACGCAGCAGCCAAACTGCCGCTCCCGGATAGTGTCGAGCTCAAGTCGCCCAAGGATTTCAAGCTGATCGGCAAGCCGGTCAAACGCATCGATACACCGGTCAAGATAAACGGCAGCGCACAGTTCGGCCTCGATGTCTATCTGCCGGGCATGTTGACGGTATTGATCGCACGCAGCCCCGTGTTCGGCGGCAAGGTGAAACGATACGATGCGACCGAGGCCGCCAAGCTGCCCGGCGTGCAGGGGATCTACCAGGTGCCCAGCGGCATCGCTGTGGCTGCCACCGGTTTCTGGCCTGCCAAAACGGCACGCGACCTGCTGGAGATCGAATGGGACGAAGGTCCCGGTGCGGCACTTTCCACGCCGAAGATGCGCACGGAATACCTTGAGTTCGCGAAACAGCCCGGCACAGTTGCACGCAAGGACGGCGATACCGCGCAAGGTTTCAAGGAAGCGCATAAATCCGTCAGCGCCGAATACGAAGTACCCTATCTGGCGCACGCCACGATGGAGCCGCTCAATGTGGTGGTGGACCTGACGCCGGATCACTGCACCATCTGGACCGGCACACAGGCGCAGACCATGGATAGGGGCATGGCGGCAGCGACAGCCGGACTCAAGCCGGAGCAGGTTGAGATACATACCATGTACCTGGGCGGGGGGTTCGGCCGACGCGCCAATCCCCGGTCCGACTTTGTCCAGGAAGCCGTGCAGGTTGCCAAGGTGATCGGCAAGCCGATCAAGGTGGTATGGGCGCGCGAGGACGACATGCGCGGAGGCTACTACCGGCCGATGTGGGCCGATCATATCGAAGCGGCAATCGCAGAGGACGGAAAGCCGCTGGCCTGGAAACATACCATCGTCGGGCAGTCCATCACTGCAGATACCATGTTCGAATCATTCATGACCAAGAACGGCATCGATGCCACTTCAGTCGAGGGCGCATCGACCCTGCCATACATGATCCCCAACCTGCAGGTCGAACTGCACAGCACCAGGAATGTGGTGCCGGTTCAGTGGTGGCGCTCGGTCGGCCACTCGCATACCGCGTTCGTGGTGGAAACCATGATCGACGAACTGGCGCATCTTGCCGGCAAGGACCCGGTAGCCTACCGGCTCGAGATCCTGCCTGCCGCATCCCGCTACAGAGGTGCATTGAATCTGGCCGCGGAAAAATCCGGCTGGGGAAAAAGGAAGTTGCCTGCCGGTCATGCCTACGGAGTGGCGGTGCACCAGTCGTTCGAAAGCTATGTGGCAGAGATCGCCGAAGTGTCGCTGGAAAACGGAAAGATCAAGGTGCATCGCGTGGTGGCTGCGGTGGATTGCGGCATGGTCGTCAATCCGGACGGCGTGCAGCAACAGGTCGAAGGGGCGATCGTCTACGGACTCTCTGCCGCCCTGCATGGAGCGATCACGCTGGAGAACGGCCGCGTGATGCAATCCAACTTCGACAGCTACGCTCCGTTGCGCTATTCCGAAATGCCGCAGGTGGACGTTCATATCGTTCCGAGCAACGAGCGTCCCACCGGCATAGGCGAGCCCGGCACACCGCCGATCGCACCGGCCGTTGCGAATGCCGTATTTGCACTGACAGGCAAGCGTTTGCGCCGCATGCCGTTCGATCAGGAAACCCTTGCCTGA
- a CDS encoding (2Fe-2S)-binding protein: MISFNLNGKATKVDVDPGTPLLWVLRDHLHMTGTKYGCGISQCGACTVHLDGKAIRSCVTPVSTANGKHITTIEGLAETTLGKAVQAAWLEVDVPQCGYCQSGQIMSATALLKDNPHPSESQITAAMEGNLCRCGTYNRIRSAIQKASEQLGAAK, encoded by the coding sequence ATGATTTCTTTCAACCTCAACGGCAAGGCCACCAAGGTCGATGTGGACCCCGGTACGCCATTGCTATGGGTGCTGCGCGACCACCTGCATATGACAGGGACCAAATATGGCTGCGGCATCTCGCAGTGCGGTGCCTGCACCGTGCATCTCGATGGCAAGGCGATCCGCTCCTGCGTGACACCGGTTTCCACGGCAAACGGGAAGCACATCACCACGATCGAGGGGCTGGCCGAGACCACGCTGGGCAAAGCCGTGCAGGCTGCCTGGCTGGAGGTGGATGTGCCCCAATGCGGATACTGCCAGTCCGGGCAGATCATGTCGGCCACCGCCTTGCTCAAGGACAATCCGCACCCGAGCGAATCGCAGATAACCGCTGCGATGGAGGGCAACCTGTGCCGTTGCGGGACCTACAACCGTATCCGCTCGGCGATCCAGAAAGCGTCCGAACAACTGGGAGCGGCCAAATGA
- a CDS encoding XdhC family protein yields the protein MDSVDLSVLKTLQEWQAEKFPLWLVTVVETFGSSPRPRGAMLALRGDGLAVGSVSGGCIEDDLVRRALQGQLKTDCCEVVTYGVTQEEARNFGLPCGGALRLVIEPVRDPDWIERVLLSVQAHRLISRTLHLESMQILLNDASRADAFSFDGARLTTVHGPRWRLLIIGAGQTSGYLARMAQALDYHVTVCDPGDEMRQTWNVPDTVLLSEMPDDAVLAFQVDACTAIVALSHDPKMDDMALLEALKTPAFYIGALGSKVNNAKRRERLALFDLSQEEIARLHGPVGLPISSRTPPEIAVSILAHMISIRNRKTESNQVSQSNNQEICS from the coding sequence ATGGATAGCGTAGATCTTTCGGTCCTGAAAACCCTGCAAGAGTGGCAAGCAGAAAAGTTTCCGTTGTGGCTGGTGACGGTGGTGGAGACTTTTGGTTCCAGCCCGCGACCCCGGGGAGCCATGCTGGCCCTGCGTGGCGACGGCCTTGCTGTGGGTTCGGTATCGGGTGGATGCATCGAGGACGACCTCGTCAGGCGGGCGCTGCAAGGACAGTTGAAGACTGATTGTTGCGAAGTGGTGACGTATGGCGTCACGCAGGAAGAAGCCCGGAACTTCGGACTGCCCTGCGGCGGGGCACTGCGCCTCGTCATCGAACCGGTACGCGATCCGGACTGGATCGAGCGGGTGCTGCTGTCGGTTCAGGCGCATCGGCTGATCAGCCGCACCCTGCATCTTGAATCCATGCAGATACTGTTGAACGACGCCAGCCGTGCCGACGCGTTCAGTTTCGACGGTGCAAGGCTGACAACCGTGCACGGTCCGCGCTGGCGATTGCTGATCATCGGCGCCGGCCAGACATCCGGCTATCTCGCGCGCATGGCCCAGGCGCTCGATTACCATGTCACTGTCTGCGACCCGGGCGATGAGATGCGCCAGACCTGGAATGTGCCGGACACGGTTCTGCTGAGCGAGATGCCGGACGATGCGGTGCTGGCTTTCCAGGTGGATGCATGCACGGCCATCGTGGCCCTCTCGCACGACCCCAAGATGGATGACATGGCACTGCTCGAAGCGCTCAAGACGCCGGCGTTCTACATCGGTGCACTGGGCTCGAAGGTAAACAATGCGAAGCGGCGCGAGAGGCTGGCATTGTTCGACCTCAGCCAGGAAGAGATCGCACGCCTGCACGGGCCCGTGGGTCTTCCCATCAGCAGTCGCACACCACCGGAGATCGCAGTGTCCATACTGGCGCACATGATCTCCATCAGAAACCGGAAGACCGAATCCAATCAAGTCAGTCAATCCAACAACCAGGAGATATGCTCATGA
- a CDS encoding DUF5062 family protein — protein sequence MKKLKNEAALFKEAFHAGVKYAEGRGVVEFEPHDSASEKLLYIYRLLVHDKVIQPLPEDQVAEMTMRHKLAIWYSKQLPKDHPLLK from the coding sequence ATGAAGAAGCTGAAAAATGAAGCAGCCTTGTTCAAGGAAGCGTTTCATGCCGGGGTGAAGTATGCCGAAGGGCGCGGCGTGGTCGAGTTCGAACCGCATGACTCGGCAAGCGAAAAACTTTTATATATCTACAGGCTATTGGTCCACGACAAGGTTATCCAGCCCTTGCCGGAAGACCAGGTGGCTGAAATGACGATGCGGCACAAACTGGCCATCTGGTACTCAAAACAACTGCCCAAGGATCATCCGCTATTGAAGTAA
- a CDS encoding TMEM175 family protein has product MGKTRLEAFSDGVLAVIITIMVLEMKVPHGSDWQALQPLLPVFLSYVLSFVYIGIYWNNHHHMLHTLQHVNGSILWANLHLLFWLSLVPFVTGWMGENHFSALPTALYGVVLFMAALSYMILQKCIILAEGGKDSLLAKAVERDWKGKLSQVLYAVAIPSAFWYQWLADGLYLLVAIIWLVPDRRIERVLEE; this is encoded by the coding sequence ATGGGAAAGACTCGTCTGGAAGCATTCAGCGACGGCGTGCTTGCCGTCATCATCACCATCATGGTGCTGGAGATGAAAGTGCCGCACGGCTCCGACTGGCAGGCCTTGCAACCCTTGCTACCCGTCTTCTTGAGTTATGTTCTCAGCTTTGTTTACATTGGCATTTACTGGAACAACCATCACCACATGTTGCACACGCTGCAGCACGTGAACGGCAGCATCCTGTGGGCCAATCTGCATCTGCTGTTCTGGTTGTCGCTGGTGCCTTTCGTGACGGGATGGATGGGGGAGAATCATTTTTCGGCGCTGCCTACCGCCTTGTACGGGGTGGTGCTGTTCATGGCGGCGCTGTCCTACATGATCTTGCAGAAATGCATCATTCTGGCCGAAGGCGGCAAGGATTCCCTGCTGGCCAAAGCGGTGGAACGTGACTGGAAGGGCAAGCTATCGCAAGTCCTGTATGCCGTCGCCATTCCGTCCGCCTTCTGGTACCAATGGCTTGCTGACGGGTTGTATCTGCTGGTCGCCATCATCTGGCTGGTGCCGGACCGGCGTATCGAACGGGTATTGGAAGAATAG
- a CDS encoding cation diffusion facilitator family transporter, protein MSHNHTHDHSGHSHEGHHHHHGDPNNHGRAFVIAIALNTAFVAVEFAYGIIAHSTALMADAGHNLSDVLGLLLSLGAAILARKTPSGRFTYGLRSTSILAALTNAMFLMVACGGIAWEAIQRFSEPHVVAGLTVSLVAVVGIGINGISAWLFVKGSKGDLNVRGAYLHMMADAVVSLGVAVAGVVMLYTGWYWLDPAVSLAIVAVIVIGTWGLLRESLQLALNAVPAHIDAAALEDYLRQCPGVADIHDLHIWGMSTTESALTVHLVMPGGYPGDVFMDDIICTLRERYSIHHSTLQVELGTTDHVCVLHPTETASTHIH, encoded by the coding sequence ATGTCACACAACCATACTCACGACCACAGCGGACACTCGCATGAAGGACATCACCACCATCATGGCGATCCGAACAATCATGGCCGTGCTTTCGTGATCGCGATTGCCCTGAATACCGCCTTTGTGGCAGTCGAGTTCGCCTACGGCATCATTGCCCATTCGACCGCGCTCATGGCCGATGCCGGCCACAATCTCTCCGATGTGCTGGGCTTGCTGCTGTCGTTGGGGGCGGCGATCCTAGCACGCAAGACGCCGAGCGGACGCTTTACCTACGGGCTGCGCAGCACGTCGATCCTGGCGGCGCTGACCAATGCCATGTTCCTGATGGTGGCGTGCGGGGGAATCGCGTGGGAGGCCATACAGCGCTTTTCGGAGCCCCATGTCGTTGCAGGGCTGACGGTCTCGCTGGTGGCAGTTGTCGGCATCGGCATTAACGGCATTTCGGCATGGTTGTTTGTCAAGGGCAGCAAGGGCGACCTGAACGTGCGCGGGGCCTATTTGCACATGATGGCCGATGCGGTCGTCTCGCTTGGCGTTGCTGTCGCAGGCGTGGTGATGCTGTATACCGGCTGGTACTGGCTTGATCCGGCGGTCAGCCTGGCGATCGTGGCAGTGATCGTGATCGGCACCTGGGGGCTGCTGCGCGAGTCGCTGCAACTGGCGTTGAACGCGGTCCCCGCGCACATCGATGCAGCGGCGCTGGAAGATTACTTGCGCCAGTGCCCCGGGGTCGCCGACATCCACGATCTGCACATCTGGGGCATGAGCACAACAGAGAGCGCGCTGACCGTCCACCTGGTGATGCCGGGAGGTTATCCGGGCGACGTTTTCATGGACGACATCATATGCACGCTCAGGGAAAGATACTCCATCCACCACAGCACGCTGCAGGTCGAACTGGGAACGACGGACCATGTCTGTGTGCTGCACCCGACGGAGACGGCATCGACGCATATTCATTGA